The DNA sequence tatttttctctttccctcattCGCTCCAACAAGAGGAGCAAtctttcttcccctctctcttgcctccctgtccctcctctcctccatctctctcgcctgcagctccctcctctcctctgcctcacgtctctctctgtctttttgcACCTCTCttcgctcctccctctcctccagctgtCTCCAtcgcctctcctcctgctctctagcctctctctctctctccaggtcctgccgctccctcctctccatcaGCTCCATAAGCTCCCTCAAACCTGGTTTATTTGGTGGCGGGGTGATGGTGTCATCTGCTGAGGTGCATGGCACCGAGGACGGGGTGGCCACAGCGGCGCCCTGGCCGGAAGAAGAGATCACTACCGGGGGTGAGATGGATGGTTTCTGTCCAAGAATACCGTCCATCTCACTGTACCACTTCCATGACGCCACTGTGTCCTTCCCGTCCTCAGTGGCAACCCCCGACTGGGGCTTGCGCAAGTCCTATGAAACATTACCAAGAAGCATGATATCTTAAAATGATTCAGTCCTAGCACATTTAGCATGATCTTTGATGTAGAAGCACAAAAACGTACTTTGTATTTTGCGGTGAGGTTTTCCCACTTCCTCTTCACTTGCTGCGTGGATATcttccccccccagccccttgtCTTTAATAAATTGTCTGCAGAAGAGAGACAAAAACAATGAGCACAGGataaaacaacaatatttaACCAAAGTCTTCGAAAAAAATTTTACTTTTACGTACTCAAAGCCATCCCTTGCCGATTTCTTCACGCCCGTGAATAGCATTGTATTAGCTGCCCGCCAGGCTATAAACTGGCGGGTGTCCTCGTCAGTCCCTGCGTCCAAGCAAATTATGACAAATCAGATATAATATAGATACAAATCAGCCAAAGTAATTAATCGGTGAGTTTATTGCCTACTAGTTCAAAACATATTGGCACTTGGTACATTGATATCTCTCCCACACTCAATTAATATTTTTCTACTCTCCTTATTGTAATCCCGCCCGACCGCACAATGCCCTTGTTCTTTCGTTATTCCCTCCCCTGATCAATCCCTGAGCTATTTGAcacagggaaggagggaaggaggcacGTAATCTGTGCAAGGCAATCGCGTGCTTGCACAGATGCCGAGACTGTAGTATGAACGCTACACGCATTTAACAATCGTAACCTATCGTTAAGCCATCATATAAACCAACATAAATGTTATATCCACAGCAAACACTACGATGGACTAACAAAACGGCACTAGTTTACTACCTGAAATTACGTTATTATTGTCGATAGATAGCTGCTAACACGTAGCATTTACCTTAGCCTGAAAAACAGATCAAGGGTTGACCTTACCATGACAAGAAAGACAGCACAGTTTTCGTAATGACCGattaaagaaacatttaataCTTGTACTTACATTTCAATGTTTCGAAATTTGCGGGAGCCgctgttgatggcgtcgggtcagccatctcttcttcgtttgttaccagactccggttgcattgtgggatagcgtagtgaggtccgtggtttactttggcggtagtatgcattcggaaatgtcttccgtactacacaatgcgtactgagtattcggacgcgctatattttttgcatactacaaaatgcatactatatagtatgcaagtatgagtattcaGATTCAGCCTTAGTCTAAACTGTGGAAAATAGAACAAGGGTTCGATATAGGGCGTGCACTGCGCCGCCCTTCTGAAGTCTAAAAAAATCTCCCGATTGAAATACATTGGTTTAATAGGCCTATtgaattaatttaatattaaaattaagtgtggcgtgtgagcgtgtgcatgggttgaattgcgtgtgtttcacgccgaatgcgtgagacttgagagccctgtacttacgtgacacaaaccagcaccgcaaacgttctctcccacttgagattacgtctttctttataggttcatgggtctgatgcgccgatttcccatgctgatatttccGGAGATTCTTGGGCATCTTCGACCATTTGGCTacagattgtctcattacacgctaaataatataactatagcctaattatatatatatatatatatatatatatatatatatatatatatgcaatatatatataggcaatatatataattaggctacatatataatatatataggcaatatatataattaggctatatatataatatatatataaagcatttgtggttttggcataaacataactagggtgcactgtaccatctgcgcacaccctttctgaagcccctctctctcgctctctctctctgtctgtcactccctctctctcgtatcgttttgtggagcacgttaattgtctgagaaatgcgtgttctgtggagcacgctcgtttcagtttttgaggacgTCTGcttaaaaaaatctgaaatattgacatatatatacagtaactagggtgtactgtactgtctggCAAACcattctgaagcctctctctctcgctctctctctcttttcgttttgtggagaacgctcccattgaatgccctctttcatatatatgatacctccagcACTGGgccgtggcaacaattctccaaatccatatggggggggggggggggggatgcttgaggacagtaggggtgtacactagacataaataggaagcaaactcaggagaaggaatgacctatcacaaatatttatttaataaattgtttcaaataaccctgcctcgttaaatcaatgagcttggtgttttgctttgaaaaataggttatagaagaggTCTAAactacagaaaataaaaacatccaagctgccttttaaggataccttggaatatatatctattttttaaccatcagaCCCTactttacgacaaaaacaacacaattgacggcagctcctttgccgcgtggtttttagagccatgtaaggattagaggatttgagcaaccaccatagcaaacatgacggtcaagtgactggatgcagccccgttgaaaaaaaaagaataccaccctacacactcaggagtttaatgatatttaaattattatgaccatgaagtctttatttgcatgggtttacatttcgttctgtgtagcatggaaaaattggAGAagcactcccattcagaatgcattggtttacatttcgttctttggagcacggttatttttatttatttatttattttcagtttttgaggagttgcttcaaagatgcaaatgtttctgcaataatccaaaatccaatggaaaaacccgttggctttttgtccaGGGAACCcggggcgacgctcacttccgggttggccaacatacgtcatccctccaccactctactgtaaaaacacatgttcaagttgaatgagaataataataataataataattctgccacagtatttatttaagggggggggggggccattcgtagtgttgatcagcacgctggggtagacaagtcaccggactactacccatgcaagtgaacggagcgttccacggcattgagaagacccgtgtaataaaggcctataatatttctgtttatggcatagatttctcctcagatgaggccaataaaccaatgataaaattaaaataaaaacgctcgatcaatggcccggcccgaggatagtggtgggaaatatcggcacgacccggcccgcgtcgggctcgggctcaggcagagaatctaaacattGACTgcaactacttagcaggtgtctgtaggcctatatcaggagtaaatgcacgccctgcagccaatcagaatacgagtattcccccagaccgtggtataaacaatattatttgtgagttataatcaacccctcacatcaatattaatgataacccattaaatacggtatgatttctagatgtcatggcaacgtccgctcgcgacacagGACTTGtgaggcatcgacgcagactttcattcacatagccaaaaacaagagaatagatggctagattaAATAAACATCAatacatacaattctaaaaagaacagatgaaacagctacccttttttccttcgcggtttgcctacagagcagcgcacctgcatttcaTATATCcttgaattgtcacaatttctcagaatcaaaggtgaaagtagaaacgggtggccaaaagctgtcatattgttagttatcacagacaattttaattAGAttcgggtggccaaaagctgtaatTTTTTAGTTATCACAGataattttcaacaatgaatgatctgtacggagctcctcaagggacattagggagaacgctcccggacagacccttagtttggaagtcgtgcttagtgacacgacaaatacttccaattgaaatgcaacatttagaaaatacgtgtccctgatcacgtttcaatagattaaataacgtgacagtgtcacgtattttcgggAGACcagtgtgcatgggttgaattgcgtgtgtctcacgccgaatgcatgagacttgagagccctgtacttaggtgacacaaaccagcaccgcaaacgttctctcccgcttgagatgacgtctttctttataggttcatcggtctgatgcgccgattcctcatgctgatatttccggagattctcgggcatcttcgacaatttggctatagattgtctcattacacgctaaataatataattatagcctaattatatatatagcctacatatatatatatatatataggcaatgtatataattaggcaatatatatatatatatatatatatagcatttgtggttttggcataaacataactagggtgaagtgtactatctgcgcacaccctttctgaagcctctctctcgctctctctctgtccctcactctctctctttctctctctcgtaccgttttgtggagcacgttaattgtctgagaacactcccattcagaatgcattggtttacatttcgttctgtgtagcacgaaaaaagtcggactatcgtgctctggaacagggttcaatagattaacgtttgtgcgcgtgataccgggttgcggGAAGAGATGAAAACCCGAAGCAAATATGATAAATTATTTCAAAAGGTTTGGGAAGCATCtggtaagtaaaaaaaaaaaaaatccaaaaaatgTGGATCTCTTCTCATTAGATGTACCGCTGgtaatttctttttatttccttAAACAATCTTTTCCCTCTCAGGTGGCTTGGCTGTTGTTATGTGTCCCTGTTGTCACAACCCGGCTCAGCGGCTTCTGCAGCAGAGGCAACCTTCCGTTCACTAATGTAAGTCGCAATCAAACCAGGTAGCGTATTCTTAAACTGCTCCAAAATTACTAACTCACACAACTCATCAAAAGTAGATATTTCAAGCGCAGCCAACCAACGTTTAAAATGGGTAGTTAAATCCCGAACAAATTCAACATAGGTCTGGCCACTTTCCCTTTCCCAAACCCGAAAACGTTGGCGATATGCTTCAGGCACAAGCTCATAAGCCTTCAGCACTgcagattttattttaaaataactaCCGCTATCAGCCGTGCTCATAGACGAATATGCCCCCTGCGCCTTACCTGTGAGGACGCACTGGAGCAGCAGAGCACAGTCCTCATCAGACCAACCCCTCGCCGCGGAAACACGCtcaaaaagcacaaaaaatGAGTCAGGATCCCTCTCATTAAACGGTGGCAACAGCCGCAAGTTGTTGATGTCAAAGGGCCGCGCACCGACCCCAGACACCTGCCCCTTCTGACTCTCAGCAGCCAGACGATAACCCTCCCGCTGGCGGATCACCTCCAGCtctatttgtttttttgcttcCATCTCACATTTAAATCTCTCATGTTCCAACTGCATTGAGAGGAGCTCCTTTTGCTGCTCAAACGTCAGCCCCTGGGTCTGAAAAGGCATGCCTACGGCAGGTGGAGAAGCTGGCACCGGGCCAGACGTAAGGACTCCCAGTTCAATAAGTTTTACCTTCAAAGCAATTTTAATATCTTCTTTACGCTTCCTTTCTATCCCGGCCACCGAATAATAATCCGACAGTTTCAACAACTGTTCCTTTGTACACTTGTCCAAGGCCTCCTCTGACGGAGCCGCCACAAACGCTTCACATTCAGCCATCTCAAGACCGCCACTAGGATTAAGCAAAACACACCGTTATGCCCGAACCGGAAGCAAGACAGCGAAGTGTCCCCGTGCGCACTAAGAGGATCCCAGTTTGAAGTTTCCCCGCTAACTAAACATCAACCCCCTAACTAAACTCCCGGCTAGTCTTCATGCAGCGGGCAGTGGCGGGTACTTATGCACTAGAGACCGCTGACCCGGGAAAGCGACTAGCAAGCTAGCAACTCCCCCGAAATCACGGACATGCTCCCAAGACAATGCTTTAACCACTATGCCGCCACAACACTACCACGACCCCCGCAACGAACCCAAAGGGGAACGCCGCTATGCCTACCAGGGAAAACTCTGCACCGCACTAAGATCCACACGCTGAGGACAACACTTGTCAACCGGCTTTTCGGTACTGGCATAAATTAAGTGAGCAACCCTGATACTCACCCTGATCCGTCAGCCCACATGCACCATGAACTCTCCCCTTAACTACGGAAAAAACACTCGCAAAATGAGCAACAACCGTTTTACCCGCaaggcaaacaaacaaaggcaAAACAAAATCTACACTCAACTATTGCACAAACCGAATGGAAGAGCCCCCATTTGTCACAACCCGGCTCAGCGGCGATGACAAAAACGGGAGAGACGGTGCATTtaccaatataaaataaaggtttatttcCGTACAAAACATAACTTTAACAAAACCGCCAACGAAACCCCAAAAGGTGTGGACGCCTGCAAGGAGCCAAGGAGTAGCGCCCACGACAGGCAATCAGCTGCTCTTTTATTCGGCTGGAGCACCGGTCCCAGGTGCTCCAGATCCAGCTGATGTCATCAGCTGATCACCTTAATGAAGATAGGTAGTCAAAAAGTAGGCGGGGTCGTCACACTGTTGACAGGTTGTATCTTTAAAGTGCAACATTCGGGCAGAAAGTCCAAGAGATTATGCAGATTTATTGCTGTCATGGAAGCACATGCCAAATGTTTCAATATATGATTTTGCGAGAGGACTGGCAGCGCATGCCAACCTGAGAGAACCTGAGAAGATCCCTATCAGCCCTCATGAGGGTAGGCTATTGGACCCCAGCCCTTGAAACATACAGTGGGAAGCCAATGGTGGGACGGTTCATTTACCATAGCTCAACGCAAGGAAGACTGTACCGGACCTGGGTGGCCATCCCCTGACTGGGTCAGCAGAGCACTATTGTCTGTATGACACTTTTCATGAGGGGAACACCAACGATCCGAAGTATGTTCTCCGGAGGATCAAAATTGTTCCTGAACTGGCAGGGAAGATCAAAAGCCAGGTTGCAGAGCAACTGTTTTCCAAGATGAAGAAAAGCAATTATTACATGAACACGCTCTCACCATCGGCTCATGTCTTCTTGATGCGCAATGTtatacacaataacaatcagtGCAAAACCCAAAAGATCATGGAGGAGCTGAAGAAACTTGTAACTCCTGAAATGCAGCTGTGTTTCAATGTGCATGGGCTGGCAGAATTCTGTGCCTCTCAGCCAACAGAGCTTAGCCCCGACTCAGTTGTTGCCTCCTCTAAGCCAGCAGAAATGGAGTATAGCTCGGACCCAGATCTTTCACCACCCTCAAAATTTAAGAAATTGTAttagtgattgtgtgtatgcattttattAGTGATTGTGTTTATGTATCTCACAACACATTTCCTAATTTTTTTTCCTCATCTCTTCATTTTGAATTAGACTCAAAGTAACAGTTGATCTCCTCAGCTGTTGAACACCGTACCAACTCCAACATCACAGTCGCGGATTGGAAGCAACAACAAAACGCAAGACAGAGTGAATTAGTACGTTTGAgattattttcttctgaattGGAAGTTTGAAATATGCATGCATTCATAATATTTTGTACATTCCCCATAGCTGGACTATGTATTGGACATTAAGGGCGAGGAGGAAATAATCCAAACCCCCAACTGGATAGTCAGAAGGTCTGACTTTTGGACTCTGGGTCTAGAACGAGACGTTGAAGCAACGGTATCTAgaccaagtttttttttttatataactaTGTCCTCATGGTATGGGCTTATTTtctaatcattgttttattttagattgCAAATTGTTGTTTCAACATTATTGCCAAGGCAGCAAATGTGAATGTAAgttacatttattgttttttacaTGATCTGTGGAATCATGTTTCCTGAATGTGTACTTTTGATGTTGCCTAAACAAGTGTGTTATGCATCTGTTTTCAAATAAAGGGCATTGCAACCGTGGCTGTGGATGCATATGTGGTGGTAACCTGGCTTCCTCCATATGAGGCTTCTCCCACGGCTGAAATGATTGTGAGTAGTAATGTAACATAACTTGTACGTCAGCTTTAACCTCATGTTCACGTTCCTCTTTGAACTATTTTTGTGTTCCTCAGTGCGACTTTGCATCCAAAGACGTGGTGCTTCTCCCCGCCTGGCAGCCTGGGCACTGGACATTGTGTGTGAGTAAACCCACACACGTCTAACAATCAAACCCAACCTTTTCTGGATCAAATCCAACCTCTCCTCGCCCCCTGCACTATTCACTTTAACTGTAATTTTTAACTACACCTTATCTTGTCATTCCATGAAATAAAACGTAACAGGTTCTCAAACCAAGACTGAGGATTCTGCAATATTTTGATTCAAGACACCCTAGTGGCTTTGGAGATGGCCGCTACCTAGAAATCTTTTTCGTTTTTCATAGAAAGTTTATTACCCGTTCCCTATGTTCATATCTAACTTTGGGTCTTACAGCAGGAAGAGTCTGTTTTTTTACTCAGTAATTTCCATGTTAACACCTTCAAGGTAGCTTTGATTAAAATTAAGTTCTTTATTGGTTGGCTATAAATCTGCATCTTTACGTtccagtttttttattttgaccACTCAAATACTGCTTTGAGAACCCAAAGACTTTAACCcaagtattattttttttagcaTTATTGTTCCTCTTGTtcatatgcagggctctcaagtctcatgcattcggcgtgagacacacacaattcaatccgatcacacgctcacacattgTATTTCTCACGCTGAAAAAATTAATTATCCGGGATTTTGTTAAAGCCTAAAATATGATGTTTACATTGATTTTGCGTTGTGTTTCTTTGGGtagttcacaaactagttaggctacgccctcccctactcagttctatTCGCTtagcattggtggaagtgagtaagGGGAGGGGTCAAGTATAGCCTCCGGATTGCACGGTCTGTCTGTAGAGTTGCCGTCATTGGTCGATAGCCTTCTCTCTTGAAATATTTAATTGGTCAGCATAATCGATAGCGAAAACTTTCTTGTTTAAAACAGCACATGTGTCCGGCATCTGCCAAAACGTAAATTTAAGTTCACGGAAGGGAATTCTGTGCACCCAGTACAATTTGAAGAACATGACCTGTAAGGATTTACATTCGTACTTAAAATTAATATATGCCCAAAATGAGGAGGACTGAAAAATATCCTGCCCATGATGTAATGGACCCACCGTATCAGGTAAGAATCAAGTGGGTTCCCCGTGCAGTTGAAGGCGCCTGCCACGCACCAGctaatcaaataaaaataatatagcTACAGAACGGCCAATCAAAAAATAGCATAGCTGTATCCGGGTAAGATTTTGATATTCCCGCGTTACATTCCGATTCCAACGACAATATTGACATATTGATTCACACGCTCGCTGAAATACAGAAGAGGACAGCTTACATTCATTCACATTTCGCTGAAGTAGCTACAGACTGGTTGACGTGGGAGAAGACCATATGAGTACACTAAGCCAtctcatcattttatttttgttgctgGAGAATATTGTGTCCAGGCAGCTCAGTAATGTTACCTAAGCGTTAGCTAGCCAGTTGAATCCCTGCTTATTTCAGCAGCTATATTGACACTTCTTTTGTCTTAGTTCAGGACCCATTATTCACAAATGTTTTCTCTGAGGCCAAAGATGTCAGGGAAGAGGCAAATGAGCATTCTTTCATGCTTCGCTATGAAGGATCAGCTCCCTAAAAGGGTGGCCAGGTCAGAGGAGGAGACTGTGGAGAAGGCAGTAGTGGAAGATGTAGATGAGGCAGTAGAGGACACTGCGGAGGAGGCAGTGGAGGAGACGGCTAGGGTGTCAGCAGAGGATAAGTCACTGGAAGAGACTGTGGAGGACACCATAGAAGGGACAGTGGAGAAGCCACTGGAATCAGGGAAAAAGAGAGGAGTAAGAAGGAATGGTCAACCCGATGGCCATTCATCACAATGGGAACCACCAGCTCCTTCTACTGGTGCTCAGTCTGTAGGCAAGAGAACTCCTGTGCCCATCAAGGTGTGAGGGACATAAGCAGGCATGTGGAAGGCAAGGGACATCGAGCCAAAGAACAGGTTCTAAACTCGGCCAGCAGTGTTGTACAATTCTGCACGCCAGCAACTTCTGTTGGAGGCATGAGTGTACAAGAGGCCAAGGTACATAGCACAGGAAAAGCAAAAGGCTGGTGGCAATGTTTGATGAATTGCATTTTCC is a window from the Gadus chalcogrammus isolate NIFS_2021 chromosome 8, NIFS_Gcha_1.0, whole genome shotgun sequence genome containing:
- the LOC130387944 gene encoding uncharacterized protein LOC130387944, which codes for MALNNLLKTRGWGGKISTQQVKRKWENLTAKYKDLRKPQSGVATEDGKDTVASWKWYSEMDGILGQKPSISPPVVISSSGQGAAVATPSSVPCTSADDTITPPPNKPGLRELMELMERRERQDLEREREAREQEERRWRQLEEREERREVQKDRERREIVVPVRCCHTRPSSNGSSQDRTCIIPSPCLNDPLTCRTIIVIVTPMVILHNVWLNKVSVGNTDIVQDGTTCDHIGLVKHGYPPSPRMHRPSGGYKAS